In Numida meleagris isolate 19003 breed g44 Domestic line chromosome 11, NumMel1.0, whole genome shotgun sequence, the genomic window TTTTTAATGCTCTTTAATTTCTTAAAGGATGccctctcattttctttaccATGGCATTTAACTGTGTCAGTCTGGCACCGGCCCTTCTCACACTGCTCTGGTAGCTGCTATACATTTGTTCTGTGCTTCAGCTCGAGGTCTAAATAATCTCTATGCCTCAGGCGAACATACAACCCTTTCTGCCACCcctttaaattccttttttaacaaacttctttatttctacGTCAATGTCTTTTtggaaattaaacatttctgtcaTGGATTTTTGGCTCCCGTTGCTCCTGCAGAGACGCTGACTCCAGTTCATTACTGTCACTTCTATGGCAGCACTACAAGAGTAACAGAATCCGAACGAGGGTCTTGTGTCCAGCCCAGGACCGAGGCAAGATGCGATTCTTCCCTGGGAGTTCCCTCGCTGAGCAGGTATTAATGGTGCTGAAAATCTAGTTTCAGCACTGTGACTACGCAATCGATAGAAGGCTAATTGAAGCATTGCTGCTTTTGTGACCACTGTGCTCAGATCTCCTGTGATCTTTGTGCTCTTCTGGCCAGGCAGTCAGCAGTGCAGCTCTAATGCAACACATTCCCTAATTGTCTCTGGCATTTCAATCCCCCAGAATTGTGTTGTTTGTTGGTACGCTTAAATTGACTCTCAGTTTCCTCTACCACATAGCTGTCACTTTACCAGCCTGACCTCTTCTTACCTTCTCAAATAATTGGCACCCTGATATTACAGTGTCCAACTAGAAAATCTTCTTTCTGATGGGTCTCTAGGACCTCTATTATGCCAATATTCATACATAAGAACAGGGAGAGTGGGGACTTTGGCTCCCCCATCCTATTTCTCAGGCTGCCAGCAGTTGCAGACAAGAGCACGCGTGTTTGATGGATTATGAATCAAACCCAAAGTCCCCAGTCTGTTCCAAGATGCAGGCAGAAAGGAAGCACAAGAGGTAACAGTGCAGAGCAATGTTGGGCTTCTGCAGAAACTCTGTCATGGCCTTATTACATCACTGGAGTCCTGCATTGCTTGTGgacctgctggcagctgctctcAGAAGTAACACCTTTCCTCAAATGCGCAAAGAACTAACACTTTGAGGCGTACCCTGCTAATACTACGTGCTAATTTTATGTTTCATCTTGGAAGCTTTCTGAAAGACAGTACTATGCAGTTTATGTATCATGTCCTGCTGTAGTGAGAGAAGGATATAGTTACAGGAGAAATGAGCGGGGAGAAGTTAACACCTTTTCCCCGTATCTCAATTTTGTGCACACACtcctaacttttttttcctttaggagAAGTTAATTTGCCTTCTAAGTTCTCCTTTGAACTCCTCTGAAAGCTCAGCTTCATTCTCGGTATTGTTTCATGCCCTACTTGACCCTCTCAACTCACTTGCAAAAAAAGTGAAGTGCTGAAGAGCAGGTGTTAAAATCTTGTCTGTGTTTCTATCATGTGTTATTAGATTAGTTAAAAGGGAAGTctttaataaaagcagaaaaaaaatctgcaggtaCCAAGAAGACAATAGAATGATGCAATGCATATTTATAAAGGCTAAATCGTGACAGGTACAAACATACTTTTCTCTGAATTGGCTTCCCTTTGACCCCTGCATCTGTGCAAAACTCAATTAATTCATACCTGTGTGACAAGTACTCTTATAATGGGAAAGGAACCTGctattatattttcattatcatcCATCAGCATTATAACATCAGGCCACATCTGAGACATTATGACTAAAACTGTGAATTTGAACAACGGTTGGTTAGTTATATAAGTGGTTATTTAACTACCAGACGATCAGAGGATGAAATTAATCAATTAGCTTCTCCAGAGTTAAATGAGGGACAAATCTGGCTCTGTTTTTAAGCCAAGTGATGCAAAGGTTGATACCCtgctgttcaaaaaaaaaaaaaaaaaaaagtagcatgtTTTATGCATTTGCTCTCTAGATGTtcaatacaaataatatttgtttCATTATATATTGTAGATGTGGGGAGTTATAGCTGCTCTTTGACTtctactggggaaaaaaaatcagccgTGCGTATAAATGCAGTATATGGAGTAATTTTAGAGTTATATAATGCGTAATGATATTGCAAATCATGATTCATTTTGTCTGTCTTCTACACAAGGCAAGAAGGGAACATTTAACTTATCTAATTAGACATGTTGCATAAGATAGGCCATAGGACTCTCCTGGATAAATTCCTGCTCAAATCACAAAATAGCTTTCAGCAGAGCATCCAgtgttgatttttaaaattccctACAATGGTAAATCTATCACAGTACTTAGTAGGCTGAGAGTTATGTAGAcagaaacagaatcacagagtaggTTAATTAGCCATAATTCAGCAGACCATGATTAACCACAGATTAATTTTAGGCATATTTCTTGTCATTCCTGCAGTCATTCCCCACTTTGGCAGTACAGTGACCATGCAATTATGGCACTTTCTCCAACAGTTTCCCGAAATAGGAGGCTATAACAACAAAATGGTGGTTCCTGCTGTTCCAGGTGATCCTGCTGGATCACCTCCTGGCTCATATCCATTGCAAAGTTCCTGCCCATTCCTATCCTAGAGCAAGCCAAGAGAACAGACTGAAAGCCACCAAAAAGCTGGTCACAGGGAAGGCACAGTGGCTGTTCCTCTTTCCAAATTTTGCTGTATTACACCACATTTGCAGGAGTATTCAGCTCAGGCAATATAACCTGCTGCTCACCAGGATCCCTCTGCTTATACGTCTTGAATTCAAGTAAATGACcactaaaatgtttttaatttgagtAAATGCTCTTTAACACCCAAAATGTTGCCAGTCCCAGGAATGTTTTATGTTGGCAGTGCAAGACATCCAAACTATTCAGTACTCTAACCTGTTACACATCAGGAAGGagctttttatatttataacATTCTTATCATCTTAATTCCTAAGAGAGGCTGTTGTACTTAAAGGCTCTGAAGGCTGCAGCGTGATGGGTGTGAAAACACACAGCACTTACCCAGAGGCTGTGGGAGTGCTGAGCATCTCCTTGATATTCCAGACgttgaaattcattttttttttctcaagattgactgttagaaaggaaaaatacaagagCTATTGATCCTGCACAAAGCTACccatggggctgctggctgcaccaCAATGGCAGCAGCCAACCCATGGCCTggtcaccctgcagccagcGTGTTTTGGGGGCTGGGGTGAGGAAAACTTCCTCCAGGCTCTATCCCCAAGAAGCTCATGTACCAGCTGAGCCGGGGGCAGTTTGTGAGCGTTGCAGAGTCAAGGCTTGCTCaggatggagcacagctgctgcagtgggagcGTGGCCCAGTGTGGGACCTAGTGAGGCCTAGCCAACATGGCTGCCACAGCCAGTGtggctgccagggctgggcCTGCAGGCTCCTCACAGAGCTGGGTTCTTAGGTGTCTCCCTGCCCAAGGTGGGACCCCCCTGTGCTCAGTGAAGGAGGTGCTTGACCCTGGGGACCCTTGGCTGCTCCGTGCAGCACTCTGAGGCGCTTTGTGCCCAAGGGCTGTGCAGTCTCCAGTGCCAACAGAACCCTCAGAAATGCAGAACGGCTTAATTTTACTTGCTAGTCTGACAGAAATAACCCATGATCTAAACATGCCCTGCAGAAAGACTCTCAAATATGGTTTTACTGGAATTTCTATCCTCCTCATCTTCAGGAATGGAAAATGGGCACGCTTTCTTgcctattttttccccctttaattCAAAGCAATTTTAATGCCAGTTAAGCTGTTTGTTTGCCAGTTATGAAGGTGCTTCATAAGAAACAAACCTCTGTAGAAATAAAGCTGCTATAAACTTGCAGATTGGAGGAGTTCATCATATCCCCTTCAAGCTCCTCTTGCCTGGAGAGAAGTTTTTGCATTAATGCAGCCTGGAGCTCTGAGGTGTCAAAACAATAACTGTGCTGTGTTTCCTTAACAAATCCTGCAGAACTGAAGCCTTGACTTAAAGAATTATGGACTTCTACCCTTCACAGATGTCTTGGAGCAactttgctgtgttgtttttgcttGTAACAACAGGGCTACATCTGTATAAACAGCTCAAATTAATCTCCATGACTTGTTAACTCTTGTATGTGTGATGATCCAGTGGTAGGAATCTTCTCTAGAACTGAAGCAGAGGCTGTGCTCCCACTGCAGTGATGTGATAGTCAAGGTGTCAAAGGATGGAAACCCAACCTTCCTCCAGAGGGCACTGCTGAAGGGATATCCATGGTTATGGCACCAGTTGAGTAAAGGAAGGCTTTGGtatgctgctgagctgtgtaCAGGCCAATGCTCAGCACTGCTATTGCTGTGTTGAGGTCAGATGTGGCCCTGCATCACAAATGGTGTTGTTCCATCCTCTTATTGGAAAATCTAGAACTCCATTCACAGGAGCCCATAGGGCCTTCTACCCATTACAGCACTGTTATTAGGAAAGGATTTGCTGGCACTTTGTGTATGAGCTATAGGACTCAGTGCATTATTTTAAGTTATTATGCAGAACTATTCTGCATTGTTTCTGATGTGGCTGGAGCTTTATAGTTTGAGTGTCTACAGAATTTTTGGAATATGATAAATGAGATTTTGCATTCCATTTCTCCtgacaacagaaagaaatgtctgtaagaaaacacatttttttaattataggtTTGACAGCTAGCTCCAGTCCCAGTCTCCCTCATCCATAACACAGCTCTGTGGAGATCAGCAGTGTTGCCAGGTGCTGGCTTGTAGCATTCCTTCTATCTGGAGTAACAGACTATGCTTCTAGCATTAGGGAGTCTGGCCAGACACTTGAAGACTTTCATTTAGTAAAAATTAGAAGAACATGCCAGGAGATAGACAGCAATATATCTTGTACGTTCCtcaactgttttttcttcagtttgttaGCATTTCATTAGCAACTCATATGAGCTCTTCACTTAATAATGTGTCAGTCTTAAGCACAGTCAGGGCTATcgtttattttgcctttttgccTGAAGATTTCTCCATCCATTCCAAGACGTTCTTGGCTCTTGTCTTGATGCTCTCTTCCCTTCATTTGGTTGGGATCCTGCTCCAGTGCCCCAaagtggagagagaaaagaatgagcAATCCAGACTTTTAGGAAAGGTCACTCATTTTTCTCAGTTGAAACAGTCAAGCCAAGCAGTGCTGGTCTGTGGATGTGCCCCAGACTCCCCAGTCACATGCAGGAGATGTGGGACTAATAAAAGAGGTGAGCTGACTGTAGGGAAGTTGTAGGGCTGCTGGAAATGTCACCGCAGAGGGAACTTACAACAGTAAGGTGCTAAGGTGCAGCTGGCATGGCCTTGCATTTGGAAAGGGCAGTTCCAAGCACCAACACCCACTCCACAGCCCGCCACGTTGGAAGGGAATGCTGCAGAGGAGTGTCAGCATGCTGGTGACTCAGTGCCTGATTTATCCTGTCCGTGCCATGCTCCCATGGGATGAGTTCATTAATCAGGTCTGCGTTTCCAGTGCAACTCCGTGATTTAGGGTTGCACACAACAAAAGCTGTGGTGAGTTAATTTCTTAGGAGCCACGGTGGCTTCTGGAAAGGGCTGGCAGGCTGGGGAGGGGTACCATGGCTGTCCCACCAAGGCATTTCAGAGGAGTGTTGTGAATGTGTTTTGCTGCAATATTCACAGCGGAGTGCCAGAGCCCTGCATGAGCCATGCTTGGAGGACAGGATCCCTCCTTCCAGCCCCCAgacctcccagcacagcacgaGTCACTGACCTTGTCCTGCTACCAGCCAGTCCCCCCAAGCTGCTACAAGCCTCAGTCCTCAACTTGGGGCCCCTTGTTGATGctggctccagcacagcagtgttCCTGTGGCAACTCCAGAGGTGGATGCAGGGATGCTTCTTCAGCATCAGAGGTACTGCCAGCCCAGGTGTCCCAGGATATTCCTCCCGAAACATGGTAAGCGGTTTTTTTCTGACCCGTGCCCACCTTTTTCCATGCAATGCCCTGGCATGTGCACAGCCTGAtacagcagtgctctgtgctaCCACCTGAGGATCACACCAGACATCCTCTCTGAAAGGTCAGGTGCTCACACTTGATATTTACCCCAGCCCATGAGATTTTTTCTAATGTCATCTCATTAGAAGATTGAATCTCTTGCCTGCATCTGTTCTGGCTGCTCTGTTCTTTAGAGTGTGTGACTTCACATGGAGCTAAAACCAATGAGACTCAAGCAAGTGCTAAGCAAGCTGGGGCAACCCATGTCCCCCCCCACAGCAGGACGACATGACTGCAGCAAGCTAAAActtcacatttcatttatttgaggCGCTACATCACCTCCTAGGCACTGAGCTACAGGGCACCTCTGTGCTACATAAGACATTGACTGGGTCTACAACGACACAGCACTCACTGCTACACACATGGCACAGACctggggctggatggggcagcatggccagcagcagccctacCTCCGTGGCTCCCCATGCCAGCAGCCTTGGCCCTCCCTGGGCACCAGGATTTGCCTCTGGACTCCACTGCTGCGGGAGCCTGGAGGGGTTTCTGATGCATCGCAAGAAACCGTGGCTGCTATGGTACTTGGTATCATGGGATGGTGGCTTCCTGGAGCCGTGCACACCCTGTTCCCGTCTTCAGGCACTTGGtgctctgctggggctgctccccaggctgTAGGGCCATTGTCACGGTGCATCGCGCAGGCACAGAGCCTCAACAGCACCGCTGGGGCCCTGGGCCACCCCACCGATGACGAAGAGCAGGTCAGGGGCTGGGCaactggagcaggagcagcggCCAGTGGGCatgggaggcagcagctcccacctctTCCGTGTGAGGCTGAACCCTTCCACTGAGTCCAGCGGGCACGACTGGTTCCCTGCAAGAGATAGCATGGCTTCAGCCCTCTCTGTGCACCCTGGGCTCTGCTCTACTGAAGTAATTATGCAGGGGCTCAGCGAGATTAACAGCATCCACTGGGCAAGGCCTGCTGGCACCAATGCTGCACCATGGCTCTGTCCCTAGCTGGCACTGTGGCATCTCAGTGTCCCCAGAGCCCATGGAGCTggggtgctgcagctgccctgggcagccctccctgcagctttcctgctgctgagcagtagCGCTGACCTTTCCCCAGCTCTCCTGGGAGCAGGATGCAATGCTGCAGCTCTGCGCACACGGAGCCCAGGAAGGACAGGTTTTCATGCACCGAGAGCCCATTCCCCACCACTGCTGCGCCCCTCGGCATTACCAAGGCCACCCACAGCCACCACGCGTCCTCCCAGACAGCCAGCGATGAAGTCAGCTCTCTTCTCCCTCATGCGGATGGCGCGGCTGGGCTTGCTCCAGGCACCTGCCAGGGAGAAGCTGTCAGCATCACCATGGACCCCACAACACAGGTGGCATTCCTGCCCCGTCCGGGCCTCACCCTGAGCGGGGTCGAACATCTCCACGGTGTTAACGAAGTGGGGTCGGGAGTAGAAGTTGTGTggccctggctgctgcagcccccccaggcTGAAGAAGAGGCTGTCAGCCATGGCGCAGGAGGCGAAGGCGCGGCGGCTGGGCACACTGGGGTAGCGCGTCCAGCTCTTTGTCTCCAGGTCAAAAGCCTCAAAGGCAGTGACGGGCAGCTTGCCCTGCCGGCCCCCTGCGTGAGGATGAGATGCTGGGGCTGGCGGCACCTGAGAGGCAGCCGGCACCACCAGCAATGCCCAGCAGAAGGGTCTGCATGGAGCAATCCCGGGATGTACCAGGGCCTTGGGGCAATGTGTCCATCTGGGCAGGCTTCTGAGATCGCCCACCTACCGAAGATGAAGATCTTGTTgccctgcaggaaggcagaggCCCCATAGCATGGTGTGGGCATGGAGGGCAGTGGCTGCCAGTGGTCCTTTGCCGGCTCATAGACGCGGACCAGCGCCTGCGGAGAGGTGTCCACTCCCATTCCCCCCAGCACATAGACAGCACCATCTGTGGAACCAGCAGGGGTGAGGTgcagacagccagcacagctgagcagtgcCCTGACCCCGCTCGGACCCTCACCCGCCCCATCCGCCCTGTGTGGAGCAGAGCACCGGGGCCACCAGCTCTAATTATTCCCGGCAGCACCATCTCCCTGGAGACACCATGGCAACGCTGCCATGCTGCCAAATCCTGCTCCGCTGCCGGCACCCCTGCCTGCACCTATCACAGCCCCACCGGCCCCTGCCCCAGGGTGATGCCACCACATTCCCAGCCCAGAGCAAATGCATGCATCCTCTATGGGACTCCTGCACAATGGCTGCGCTAAGGCTCAGA contains:
- the KLHDC8B gene encoding kelch domain-containing protein 8B, encoding MAASSVGAFAWVSFPSMPTRRVYCSAAHHDGQLFVLGGCGGSGRALGAAEVLDLQAQCWTVLPPLPTPRAGAATLAVGKQILVVGGVDASQSPLASVEIYHVDEGRWEKKAALAQPSMGIAAVQRDGAVYVLGGMGVDTSPQALVRVYEPAKDHWQPLPSMPTPCYGASAFLQGNKIFIFGGRQGKLPVTAFEAFDLETKSWTRYPSVPSRRAFASCAMADSLFFSLGGLQQPGPHNFYSRPHFVNTVEMFDPAQGAWSKPSRAIRMREKRADFIAGCLGGRVVAVGGLGNQSCPLDSVEGFSLTRKRWELLPPMPTGRCSCSSCPAPDLLFVIGGVAQGPSGAVEALCLRDAP